The genomic window agtccctcgatggcccctaacatggagaacagacgctgttgtgagccgatcctgacatggagaacagacgctcagtaagatttgcacctccggagaggagccttccctgtcagcatacgaccatagttcccatcccgccggggttggttacccgatcttccctaaggttgctcgtatcccggccatcACCACGGAGAGGTacggataggagttgctgggtaagaggctaaggaccaggagatggggtctattttattccttcttcttgttgtctttcaatttttatatggaattcttattttttttagtcTAAACAGATAGAAATGTTGAGGTAACATAGAAAGGAATAAGACTTTGTTGTTCTTGGTTCTTGTATTTGGTTTTTGATTCTTGCCAAGAttactttcttattttttgtttattcttctctcttcttccttcttttcccttctttattcttccttctttcttcctacttccttctccattttttctttctttttttattccatttttttcatttttttccttctttcttcttcaaccCTTCCTAGTTCCTTCTTTCTGTTTCTTTCTTGCTTCCTTTTCTACCTTTTTTTTAGTTCTCCCTCCATAGTTCTTCCTTAttgattccttcttccttgttcctatttccttcttccttcttctgccttccttgtttcttctttctttttcttactCCTTTTTTctagtttcttcttccttcatttttctttgttcttcttcttccttctccatttATTATTTAGGCTTCCTtagttcttccttttccttgttttttctttcttccttcttttatttCCTTGTTTTTCCTCCCTTTTTGTCTTCTTtcctctaccttcttccttttcctagtttcttcttcctttttccttattcttttttctctattctttattctaccttcttctttcttccttctttcaacctttttttccttttctttctttcgtcctttcttctttttttcttttcttctttcttccttgtcccttgtttcttcatctttcttctttcgttctgttttctttttccattattttccttcctttttctttattctttattttttattctttattctcttttctatattctttattttttattttttattctttattcttaattttttattctttttatctattctttattctttatttttcattctttattctttattctcgattctttattctttattttttattctttattatttattcttctttattttttattcatcattCTGTATTCTTTATTCATCATTCTCTATTCTTTATTCATCATTCTTTAAGTTTAGTCAATCATTCTCTATTCTTCAAACATTATTCACTATCCAACCACTTAACATAGTTGGTACAACATATCGTAAGGTTGTGATTAATTTCATCCCATCAATTTCAGCCTTCTGATACGTTCAGCCTTTTGAGACTTTCAGCCTTTCGGgatttcagccttttgagttcAGCTTTATGagtattcagccttatgtgtttcagcctttcgtaTGACACCCTTTTACTGTGCGGGTATCGACCAGTTGATGCTTCTGCAATTTATCCTCGCCGGAGATTTTAACTTGGACTCGTTCAGAGTATTTTTCCTTTCGTGTTACGTTTCCCGTCCATTGCAACGTGAGCGGCTACTGAACGGTCGAGAAGTGTGGACGAGTACCCTTCATCAATGAAGGCAATATTAGGTGTTGTACATCATTTTTTGAACAAGACGATGTCATTCCGTGTAATAGAGAATGATGTTTTTCCTTGCAGTTCTCCACGTTGCACCCTTGAAATGTCTTACAGGGCCATTTCTGATGATAATTCAGACACGTGCGGCAAAGATTGTTCTGTTGCACGAACTTCCAACGATCTTCGACGCTTCTCTTTCTGAATTCTTCGCATCCCCACAAACGATGGTCGGCACCTTTGCATAGTATACACAACTTAGTTGTTTTCTTTATTCGCTCCGAACTTTTCGAAATAAACGATTGTTGTCTATCGTGAAAATAGAAATACGCAATGTTCTCTTCTCTGTTCCTGGGCCTATCTGATTTAGTCGTTGTCATAGGCACAGGAACTTCGATTGAAACTTCGCTTGCTGCTTGAACTAACTGTTCCATAAAATGCCCAAAGGTAACAAAGCTTGCTGCATGATTTAATATTTTATACACAGGTGTACGCGGCGTTTATATGGATGAAAAAAGGAAATTCACACCTCGCTGCACTTCCTCAATCGGAAGGGTAATATATTCTACAGTGGGAACAAAGACAAATGTTTCCTTTGTAAGATGAAAGGACATCGAATGGATTCTTGCTCAAAGCGCAAATTAAGAAAACAACCTATTGAGCAACACCAGGACCAATAAACCAATAAACACTAAACTACAAATAAATTTCATCATGCTTAGGGCCCATTTTGTAAGAGAATCTAAACCAAATTTTGACACATCTTTTCCCCAACAGACAAAATGATTCGCTCCTCTTCAGCCGCTACATGGAACTGATGGACAAGTCATCCCTCAAGTGGCTCACGGACGGTCGGATCAACACCAAGAAAAACATTCAAATCTCACTCGGCTCCAACTTGCCCCTGTCGAACGAGATGACGTTCATTCTGGTGTTCAGCATGCTCTACACTCGCGATCCGCACCAACTGTTCGAACTGCTCTGCCTACAGCTGCGATCGATCGTGAAGGCCTACAGCCAGGGACTGCAGGATCTCATCACCGAGACCAGCGACGGCGAACTGCAGTACAACCCTACGGAGCTGCTCAATTGTAAGTGACCATTTACCTATTTCCTTCACATGCAGGTGCGTTCAATGGTTGTCCTAACTTTCAGATATTCTCGACGGCTACGATAAGCTGTGTCACTCGGCCAAGTCATTGTCTCCCTTGTTGTTCGAGCTTCAACGCGGCCATCTGCAGCAGTTCTCGCTAACGTGGTGTCTGATCAACAAGCGCATGTACCAACGGTTCGTGTACCTCGAGGTCCAACGGATCATTCCGGAGTGCATACTGAAGCTGAAGGAGCTGCTATTTGACGAGGAATACAAAACAATGGTGTACCGATTTATCCAGTTCGACGACGAAATGAACTCAACGTCGCAGATTTGGCGGGACGTGTGGTCTTTGTTGCATGACTACCACAAGGCGAAAGAGGATTCAGCCCGGAGAAAGCGCATCACCTCGGCTCACTCGCTTCTGGTGGCCGTGCGAGAGTCGGAATTCAACTTCGACGCGGAAGTTCTGCGCCAGAAGGAGCGTCCCATCGTGGAGTGGCTGGCTCTGGAGGATCGGCATTTGGTTTGGCAGTACGTTGTGCATTGCCTAAAGACGAAGTGGATCGCGTGTACAAATCCACGGATGGTGGCTTCCATTGAAAACATACAGTGCCGGAAGTGTAACTTCGCGCTGGCGACTCACTACGTGTAAGTATTTGGAATGTATGATTCGTTGATGACCAAAACGGCAttattctctctcgggacgatCAAGTTGTACACCTCTGAAAATGATGCTATTTTCTCGTTTCAGTGAATGCAACTGCTGCACGTGTCTAATAGCCGGTGGAACCTGTTTGGGAAAATCCAAGGAGCAACTCTACTGCGCCAAgtgttcttttttcaagaaaCTGGACCGCGATTACCTGGACTACATTGgagaatttttcaataaacCGCTGAACGAAAAACAGGCCCTCGAAAGGAAGCACGTAAATGGCATGACAAATTCGTCCCAGTCCGGTGGCTCGTCGTCCAGTTCTATAACGGAAATCGCGTTACCAGATTCGTCCGAAACGGAGCTGCAGCAGCCGGCTGCCGAGCGTGGTTCCACTTCCTCGTCGTCGCCGGTAAAGGACGAGGACAATTCGAGTTCAACTGTGGTGGCTACCAGCAATGCATTGGCGGATAATACTAGTCTCTACCATATCTCGTGGGCTATCTTCAAACACCTACCGGATCGGGTACCGTACACATGGACGACGCTCGAGCCCAAACGATTTTGCATCTTCCAGAGCGAACCATGCAGGATCAATGCATGCCGGGTTGCGATCAACATCATCGCCATGCTCTACCCTTTGAACCTGTCCAAGTTTCTCATCAAGTCGTACCATCCCCTGAAGGAGGAGGAACGCAAGAAGATGGCCGAGAATTGGAACATCGATGTTAAGAACTTTATGCAGAGGGTTCTGTGATGATATCAACAAACGTTGGCGAACTGAGGTAGCCGACCGGATCCATCCGCTGCACTTCCTCGATCTTCTCTGGGGAATCGGACGATTCGAGTCCGCTCTGCTAAGTGACATGGCATCCGCTTTCGCCGAGTGGTTCCTAATAGATTTCCAGTTTCCTCAGCGCAATGTCATCTATCAGTATTTCACTAAGTTCTTCTTGGCGAAGGGTACCGACATTGAGTTCGACATGAAGTGTTTCGAGAGCGTTTCCGGTTCGCGGTTATTCAACTGGAGCACACCTGCATCACCTTTGAGGCAGCTCATAGCCAACGACATGCAAACAAAACTGCTGGGCGTGAACTGGAGTAACATCTTGCCGGAAGATGCGCTGGCAGCAATCAACGGCGATGAGCTTCCGATCTCAGCCAAGCTTGAGGGAGTCACGACCGGGGGAGTGCTGGTGGCTACAGCTACTGGCACGGTGACCGGTGGCAGTTCAGCGGCAATGGCGGCTGCGGTCATTGAGCCGATCGTAAAACTTTGTAGCGATGATGGCGCCATCTGCAAGGACTGCAAGGAGTGTTTCACCGACACAGTCACCAAGTCGGAGATTTTTGAAAAGGAAATTAAGAAGCCGTTGGTCGAGGCACTGAAACTAGCGGCGAGTAACAAGTGAGTATTTTTCTTGCAGATGTAACTAAAAAAAGTGCGGTTCCGTTTAATTTCTCTGGTGATGAATTAAAATGTTTGTAATATTTCTCCTTTTACAGAATACTCGAAACGGAACTCAAAACGCTTCAAAAAGAGCACAGCATGCTAAAAGATATGGTGCGAGATTTGGAGCAAATACATGAGCAGAAACACAGCAGTATCACACAATGCGGCAATGGAAACAGTAGTAATAGTAACAGCAACACTGGCAACAGTAATACTAACAGCAGCAAATCAACGAGCACCGCTCCCAAAAACAATGGTAGCAACAGTGGCGGCTCTTGCGCTGAACATGGAAATAGCGCCCAAACGAAAAGTTTACCTCCTGCCAGGCTTGCAGAGATAGGTTTGTTGCCAGCAGGAACCCTGGCGGGATACAGCTTAACAAAACCTGCGCTGCCACCACTCCCGCTGTTAAAACCATTCTGAACCAAGCCACCAATACTCTCTCCAAGATCGTCCCGAAGGGGAATGCTTCCACAGGAGTAACCTCGCAGCAACCGACGGGCAAAGTGGTAACGAAAGCCACCAATACGGCGCCAAAGGCGTGTGCGGCTGGGGCTGCTACTGGGAGCGtagccaccaccaccaccagcaCCACTTCGGGTAAGGTAAGCTCAAAGTCTACCAGTACACATCCCTCGCCAGCCGGTACTGGTGTAGGGACATCTCCTGCGGGGGCAACAGCTGCAGCAGGTGCTGCCACCCGTCGACGAGCGCCAGCAATGCTTCCGCAGGGCAACAACATCTTATCCAGTCGAAGGAGGAACACAAGAAAACCTGCCATCGGGGCGGCGCCAACGGTGGCGAGAAAGGACGGTTCCTGTGTGTGCTATTATTGCACATTGTTCGGACAGAGCGTTTGTTTGGTGAGTAATGACTATTACATATATTTGGATTTGTGAGTTATGATTGGGGTGGTATGTGAATCTTCTATGGGAATAGCGGAT from Armigeres subalbatus isolate Guangzhou_Male unplaced genomic scaffold, GZ_Asu_2 Contig899, whole genome shotgun sequence includes these protein-coding regions:
- the LOC134204796 gene encoding uncharacterized protein LOC134204796, whose protein sequence is MELMDKSSLKWLTDGRINTKKNIQISLGSNLPLSNEMTFILVFSMLYTRDPHQLFELLCLQLRSIVKAYSQGLQDLITETSDGELQYNPTELLNYILDGYDKLCHSAKSLSPLLFELQRGHLQQFSLTWCLINKRMYQRFVYLEVQRIIPECILKLKELLFDEEYKTMVYRFIQFDDEMNSTSQIWRDVWSLLHDYHKAKEDSARRKRITSAHSLLVAVRESEFNFDAEVLRQKERPIVEWLALEDRHLVWQYVVHCLKTKWIACTNPRMVASIENIQCRKCNFALATHYVECNCCTCLIAGGTCLGKSKEQLYCAKCSFFKKLDRDYLDYIGEFFNKPLNEKQALERKHVNGMTNSSQSGGSSSSSITEIALPDSSETELQQPAAERGSTSSSSPVKDEDNSSSTVVATSNALADNTSLYHISWAIFKHLPDRVPYTWTTLEPKRFCIFQSEPCRINACRVAINIIAMLYPLNLSKFLIKSYHPLKEEERKKMAENWNIDVKNFMQRVL
- the LOC134204798 gene encoding uncharacterized protein LOC134204798: MASAFAEWFLIDFQFPQRNVIYQYFTKFFLAKGTDIEFDMKCFESVSGSRLFNWSTPASPLRQLIANDMQTKLLGVNWSNILPEDALAAINGDELPISAKLEGVTTGGVLVATATGTVTGGSSAAMAAAVIEPIVKLCSDDGAICKDCKECFTDTVTKSEIFEKEIKKPLVEALKLAASNKILETELKTLQKEHSMLKDMVRDLEQIHEQKHSSITQCGNGNSSNSNSNTGNSNTNSSKSTSTAPKNNGSNSGGSCAEHGNSAQTKSLPPARLAEIGLLPAGTLAGYSLTKPALPPLPLLKPF